Within Pseudomonas alloputida, the genomic segment TTGTGCCGGCACAGCATGGCACCGCGGTGGCTGCAGGCGTTGAGGAAGGCATTGAGCTCACCGTCCTTGTTGCGCGCGATGAAAATCGGCTGGCGCCCCATGGTCAGGGTGAGGAAGTCATTCTTCTCGGGGATCTGGCTTTCGTGGGCCAGGTAGATCCAGTTGCCCTCGAAGATGTGTTTCATCTCCAGGTCGAACAGCCGTGGGTCGGTGAACATCTCCCGCTTGCAGCGGTAGATGCCCTTTTCACGGTCGTCCTCGAGCATGGCATTGAGGTAGTCGAATCCCAGGGACATGGCCAGGGTCTCCCTTGTTATTGTTTAGACCTGGTCAGGTTAGGGAGACGGCTGGCGGGGGGCTATCCGGATTGTGCAGAACGTTATCCAGATTTACGGATGTTCGGTACTTTTTCGGTAACTTCAGAAAATGGCAATGCTTCGAACAACTCACGCTTTTCTAAAAATCCTTTTGCAGCTACCAGGTGTCGATCAACCCATTGTTTGATACTTAACACCTCCTGCAATGTCTCCCGGGCTGCTTGGGCATCCACCGGGAGACGTTCCTTCTCAAAGTGCTTTACAGCCAGGTTAAAACGATTCGCTCTGCTTTGGAACCAGCCAGCAGCTCGCTTTAGTCGCTGTACGTCATTTGGGTGCCACGATTGGTTTCTTTTGGCGTGTTTTATCCTGGCTGGGAGGGTACTGTCGAATTCATCCACTGCCTTCTGCACACCGAGGGTTTTCAAGGCCGGAGCTTTTTGACCCCACTGATATGATGCCGCCGAGCGGAGTCCCCATCGCTTGGTAAATAAACCGCCCGCAATGAAGCTGCTGGGCGGATAGTCAACGTGACCAGTTGGAACGTGACCACTCGGATCCACTTTGTTCACTGGATCACCCTTGCAATAACAATACGCATTGGCCCCCCCATCACCGAACGGGCTCAAGCTGTCTGGCGCATTGAACCGCATCAGCACCGGGCTGAATGCGCGATATCCATCGCCCAGCAAATAGTGCCCCGTGAGAGTGTCTTTCCGCTGGCCGGTGAATCGCAACAACGCTGATGCATCAGTATTTTGGCTGTCCCAGCCATACGCCGTGTAGTGCATCAGGTTCGTTGCATTTCGCCCAATGCATCCCTGAACCGAGCCTTGTAGATCCGCTGCGTAAAGCGCTGCCTGGACATCATCACGCTGCGCCAGCGTCCGGCCTGCTGCGCGCACCAAAGCCGAAGCTTCTGCGCCAACATATTTGACCAGCGAAAGTCCTTCGGGAGCGTAGAAATAAATTTGTTTCTGCGACTGCTGCATGGCTGTGACCATTCGTCCGGCATAGAACTAATGGTGGTTTAACAGCAAAGCGCTCGCAACTGGCATAAATGCCAGGTCTACAAGCCAAACGCCGTCACGCGCGCCGCTTGAATGTCTGTGAAGGCAACTCGCCAAACTGCTGCCGATAAATCTCGGAAAACCGCCCCAGATGAAGGAAACCGTAATCCAGGGCCAATTCCGTCACACTGCGCACGCCACAAGTAGGGTCGCTCAGGCAGGCATGCACCCGTTCCAGTTTCCGCTGGCGCACGTAATGCTTGGGCGTGATGCCCAAGTGCTGGTCGAACAACGCATACAGCGAACGCAAACTCATGCAAGCCTGCTCTGCCAGCACTTCAGCCGACAATTCCAATTTCAGGTTGCGTTCGATGTAATCAAGAATGCGCTCTAGCCCAGCCTGCGGGGCACTCAGGCTCTCGCGGCGGATATTGGTGCTCATCAGAGTCAGCAGCTTGCTGGCGACAATCTGGCTGTAATGGCCCTGCACCCTGGGCAGCGAATCGCTCACTTCCGCCTCATGACAAACCATGGCCAGCAGGTTCACGAAGCCATCCAGCTCATCCAGCCGGTAATGATTGCGCAAGAACCGCACGCCCCCATCAGGCCGCTGCCAGCGCTGTTCATCGCAGATCGAGTCCAGCAGCCGGGTCGGCACCTTGAGGATGAACTTCTCGCAGTCTTCCGAGTAAGTCAGGTCAACCGGGTCGTCCGGGTTGATCAGCAGCAATTCGCCCGGCACCAGGTGCTGCTCGCGCTTATGTCCGCGCCACAGGCAGTTGCCATTGAGCAAGACTTGCAGGTGGTAGATGGTTTCCAGCGCGGGCGACGTCACGCGAACACTGCCGCCATAGCTGATACGGCACAGGTCGA encodes:
- a CDS encoding RHS repeat-associated core domain-containing protein; the protein is MQQSQKQIYFYAPEGLSLVKYVGAEASALVRAAGRTLAQRDDVQAALYAADLQGSVQGCIGRNATNLMHYTAYGWDSQNTDASALLRFTGQRKDTLTGHYLLGDGYRAFSPVLMRFNAPDSLSPFGDGGANAYCYCKGDPVNKVDPSGHVPTGHVDYPPSSFIAGGLFTKRWGLRSAASYQWGQKAPALKTLGVQKAVDEFDSTLPARIKHAKRNQSWHPNDVQRLKRAAGWFQSRANRFNLAVKHFEKERLPVDAQAARETLQEVLSIKQWVDRHLVAAKGFLEKRELFEALPFSEVTEKVPNIRKSG
- the benR gene encoding benABC operon transcriptional activator BenR translates to MESRLLSERSSVFHHADPYAVSDYVNQHVGQHCIGLSRTTHPQASLSHRKFAELDLCRISYGGSVRVTSPALETIYHLQVLLNGNCLWRGHKREQHLVPGELLLINPDDPVDLTYSEDCEKFILKVPTRLLDSICDEQRWQRPDGGVRFLRNHYRLDELDGFVNLLAMVCHEAEVSDSLPRVQGHYSQIVASKLLTLMSTNIRRESLSAPQAGLERILDYIERNLKLELSAEVLAEQACMSLRSLYALFDQHLGITPKHYVRQRKLERVHACLSDPTCGVRSVTELALDYGFLHLGRFSEIYRQQFGELPSQTFKRRA